The Pantoea eucalypti DNA window GGAAATTACCCGTGGCTATGATTTGCGCCTAAACCGGTTTAGCAAAAAAGCCGGTGATGATAGCCTCTCCTCAGGGAATAAAAAATGAAAAAAAGCACGTTAGCAGTCGCCCTCTCTTTAATATTCTTTTCTACATCAGTCTGGGCCGATTCCAGCATGAGCAGTATTGAGGCACGCCTTGCGGCGATGGAGCGACGACTTCAGGCAGCCGAGCAGCGAGCAAATGTTGCTGAAACCCGCGCTCAGGTCGCCGAAAAGCAGGCACAGGTGGCTGAGAAGCAGGCTCAACAGTTGGCAGCCGTACAGCAGCAGACCCAGACTTCTACCGCCGAGGTTGCTCAGCGCACCGCGAAGCTGGAACAAAAATCTGCCTATGAAGGTGGCTTTGAGTTCCACGGTTACGCCCGTTCCGGATTGCTGATGAACAGCTCAGCCACTAAAACGCAGGGTGGTCCGACACTCACTCCTGCTGGCGAAACCGGCGGTCACGTTGGACGTCTCGGTAATGAGCCGGATACGTATGTTGAGCTCAACCTCGAACATAAGCAGACGCTGGATAATGGTGCTACCACCCGTTTCAAAGCCATGCTGGCTGACGGGCAGCGCACCTATAACGACTGGACCGCATCCAGCAGCGATCTCAACCTGCGTCAGGCATTTGTCGAGCTTGGGCAACTTCCCACTTTCAGCGGTGCATTTGATAACTCTACCGTGTGGGCCGGTAAGCGTTTTGACCGTGATAACTTTGATATCCATTGGATCGACTCTGATGTTGTGTTTCTTGCAGGTACCGGTGCCGGCATTTACGACATGAAGTGGAGCGATCAGACGCGTAGCAACATTTCGCTGTACGGTCGTACCTTTGGCGACATCGAAAACAATGAAAATACGGCGCAAAACTACATCCTGACGCTGAATAACTTTGTCGGCCCGGTGCAGATGATGCTCAGTGGTATGCGGGCGAAAGATAACGACGATCGCCGGGATATCGACGGACTCAGAGTCAAAAGCGATGCGGCCGAAACCGGCGTACATGCGTTGCTGGGCCTGCA harbors:
- a CDS encoding carbohydrate porin encodes the protein MKKSTLAVALSLIFFSTSVWADSSMSSIEARLAAMERRLQAAEQRANVAETRAQVAEKQAQVAEKQAQQLAAVQQQTQTSTAEVAQRTAKLEQKSAYEGGFEFHGYARSGLLMNSSATKTQGGPTLTPAGETGGHVGRLGNEPDTYVELNLEHKQTLDNGATTRFKAMLADGQRTYNDWTASSSDLNLRQAFVELGQLPTFSGAFDNSTVWAGKRFDRDNFDIHWIDSDVVFLAGTGAGIYDMKWSDQTRSNISLYGRTFGDIENNENTAQNYILTLNNFVGPVQMMLSGMRAKDNDDRRDIDGLRVKSDAAETGVHALLGLHNDSFYGLTEGTSKTALLYGHGLGAEVKSIGSDGALLPEANTWRLASYGITPLGGGWHIAPAVLAQRSDDRYVKGDSYDWATVNLRLIQEITQNFEMQYEGSYQYMDLRPEGYNNRNAVSGSFTKFTIAPTLKAGDVGDFLKRPEIRLFATWMNWDHRLNNYASDDAFGSKGFDAGGEWNFGVQMETWF